A stretch of Blautia liquoris DNA encodes these proteins:
- a CDS encoding ABC transporter permease produces MKMKTCTAQEAYLKKQLSRKYQIRFFRIFLLLAFILLWQCASDLGWIDSFIFSSPVKVVRTFYNMVKEHSLFLHIGVTLAETLISFALTIIFTVVTAVCLWLFPRFADVMEPYLVVLNSLPKSALAPLLIVWLGANMKTIIIAGMSVALFGSIISLYQGFQEVSQEKMKLIYTLGGKKYEVLTKVVLPASTPYLLSALKVDIGLCLVGVIIGEFIGARQGLGYLIIYSSQVFKLDWLILSIIILCAIAMILYQGVCFIEKWYNDKK; encoded by the coding sequence ATGAAAATGAAGACGTGTACCGCACAGGAAGCATATCTTAAAAAACAGCTCTCCAGAAAATACCAGATACGTTTCTTCCGCATCTTCCTGCTGCTGGCTTTTATCCTCCTCTGGCAATGTGCTTCAGATCTTGGATGGATTGACTCCTTTATCTTCAGCAGTCCGGTAAAAGTGGTCAGGACGTTTTATAATATGGTGAAAGAACACAGCCTTTTTTTGCATATCGGCGTGACCTTGGCTGAGACATTAATCAGTTTTGCTCTGACGATTATATTTACAGTTGTAACTGCGGTCTGCCTTTGGCTCTTCCCCAGATTTGCAGATGTCATGGAGCCCTATCTGGTCGTACTGAACTCGCTTCCAAAATCAGCCCTTGCACCACTACTGATTGTCTGGCTGGGAGCTAATATGAAGACAATCATTATCGCAGGGATGTCTGTCGCACTATTTGGATCAATCATCAGTCTATATCAGGGGTTTCAGGAGGTCAGTCAGGAAAAGATGAAACTGATCTATACACTTGGCGGTAAAAAGTATGAAGTATTGACAAAGGTAGTCCTTCCTGCCTCCACTCCTTATCTGCTGAGCGCATTAAAAGTTGATATCGGTCTTTGTCTGGTAGGTGTCATCATAGGTGAATTTATCGGTGCAAGACAGGGTCTTGGATATCTGATCATCTACTCCAGCCAGGTTTTTAAGCTTGACTGGCTTATCCTTTCCATCATTATTCTCTGCGCAATTGCTATGATTCTATATCAGGGCGTCTGCTTCATAGAAAAGTGGTACAATGACAAAAAGTAA
- a CDS encoding phosphatidylserine decarboxylase — protein sequence MTIDRKGNICNDNLRQDHFLEFLYGHALTRILIRPMVTQTFSKIGGWLMTTRISAFFVPYFVRKNHIELSQYEAEKYQSFNDFFTRRVKKQYRPFAEEKSSFISPCDGRVTVCKITKDSSFYIKQTVYTLHGLLKSKNLAKKFEGGYAWILRLSVDDYHRYIYVDDGIKSNNYKIFGVFHTVNPVANDYYPIYKENTREYSLLKSENFGTVLMMEVGAMLVGKIENNDEAAKVHRGGEKGNFAFGGSTIILLTTKKRVVPDQDILSNSKKHIETKVLMGQQIGRKGR from the coding sequence ATGACAATTGACAGAAAGGGAAATATATGTAATGATAACCTGAGACAGGATCATTTTCTGGAATTCCTGTATGGTCATGCACTCACAAGGATTTTGATTCGGCCGATGGTGACTCAGACCTTTTCAAAAATAGGAGGATGGCTGATGACGACCCGGATATCGGCATTTTTTGTCCCTTATTTTGTCAGAAAGAATCATATAGAATTGTCTCAATATGAAGCGGAGAAGTATCAGTCATTCAACGATTTTTTTACAAGGCGTGTCAAAAAACAATATCGTCCATTTGCGGAAGAAAAATCCAGTTTCATCAGTCCTTGTGACGGGAGAGTAACTGTCTGTAAAATCACGAAGGACAGCAGTTTCTATATAAAACAGACGGTATATACACTTCATGGTCTCCTGAAGAGCAAAAATCTGGCTAAGAAATTCGAAGGCGGCTATGCCTGGATTCTACGGCTGTCAGTAGATGATTATCACAGATATATCTATGTGGATGACGGAATAAAATCAAACAATTATAAGATTTTTGGGGTTTTTCATACAGTTAATCCTGTTGCCAATGATTATTATCCGATCTACAAAGAAAATACCAGGGAGTATTCTTTGTTGAAATCAGAAAATTTTGGGACTGTCCTAATGATGGAAGTTGGTGCTATGTTGGTCGGAAAAATTGAAAATAATGATGAGGCCGCAAAAGTACACAGGGGCGGGGAAAAGGGAAATTTCGCATTCGGAGGTTCCACAATTATACTTTTGACCACTAAAAAAAGAGTTGTTCCTGATCAGGACATCTTATCAAATTCAAAAAAGCATATAGAAACAAAGGTTTTAATGGGTCAGCAGATTGGAAGGAAGGGCCGGTGA
- a CDS encoding CDP-alcohol phosphatidyltransferase family protein has translation MIGFYDYTVILTYISFASSISGIFCAITGHFRWAIFCLAFSGLCDMFDGKIARTKKDRTREEKSFGIQIDSLCDVVCFGAFPIVLCYSLGMKHIYSMIILIFYGLAGVIRLGFFNVLAEEDDAAKKDVKPCYHGLPITSMAVALPLAYLLSPLLHGFFIIVLHIMVLVIAILFVTDFKFRKPTNKELSLIVGIVAIAVLGVLFRWDRRVGL, from the coding sequence ATGATCGGTTTTTATGACTATACCGTGATACTTACATATATTAGTTTCGCTTCATCGATCAGCGGAATCTTTTGTGCTATAACGGGGCATTTCAGATGGGCGATCTTCTGTCTGGCATTTTCTGGATTATGTGATATGTTTGACGGAAAAATAGCAAGGACTAAAAAGGACCGGACAAGGGAAGAAAAAAGCTTTGGTATTCAAATTGACTCGCTGTGTGATGTGGTCTGTTTCGGGGCCTTTCCCATTGTTCTGTGCTACAGCCTGGGAATGAAACATATTTACAGTATGATTATTTTAATCTTTTATGGACTTGCCGGAGTGATCCGTCTGGGCTTTTTTAATGTTCTTGCAGAGGAAGATGATGCTGCCAAAAAGGACGTAAAGCCTTGTTATCATGGATTACCTATTACATCGATGGCGGTAGCACTGCCTTTGGCTTATCTGCTTTCGCCGTTGCTTCATGGATTTTTTATTATTGTTTTACATATTATGGTTCTTGTGATTGCAATTCTTTTCGTCACAGATTTTAAGTTTCGAAAGCCAACTAACAAAGAGTTGTCACTGATCGTAGGAATTGTAGCAATTGCAGTGCTGGGGGTACTGTTTCGCTGGGATAGAAGGGTTGGTTTGTGA
- a CDS encoding epoxyqueuosine reductase QueH gives MPNDRNYQKELECVIEQHQKRGEVHRLLLHSCCAPCSSYVLEYLSNYFQITLFYYNPNIYPEEEYHTRVLEQKRLISEMPTKYPVHFMEGNYEPKKFFDMASGMEDIPEGGVRCFKCYELRLREAALQAKKSGCDYFTTTLSISPMKNARKLNEIGEKLQEELKVSYLNSDFKKKDGYKRSLELSKEYHLYRQNFCGCVYSR, from the coding sequence ATGCCAAATGACAGAAATTATCAAAAAGAACTGGAGTGTGTAATTGAGCAGCATCAGAAGAGGGGAGAAGTACACAGACTTCTGCTGCACAGCTGCTGTGCCCCATGCAGCAGTTATGTATTGGAATATCTTTCGAATTATTTTCAGATTACTTTATTCTATTATAATCCCAATATTTATCCCGAAGAAGAATATCATACCAGGGTTCTTGAACAAAAGCGTCTTATTTCAGAAATGCCAACAAAATATCCGGTTCATTTTATGGAGGGAAATTATGAACCGAAGAAATTTTTTGATATGGCCTCAGGTATGGAAGATATACCTGAGGGAGGGGTGCGATGTTTTAAGTGTTACGAGTTAAGACTTCGTGAGGCAGCTTTGCAGGCAAAAAAATCAGGATGCGATTATTTTACGACAACCTTATCGATTAGTCCCATGAAAAATGCCAGAAAATTAAATGAAATTGGTGAGAAATTACAAGAAGAACTGAAGGTTTCTTATCTGAACTCTGACTTTAAGAAAAAGGATGGGTATAAGCGTTCCTTAGAATTATCTAAGGAGTATCATCTTTATCGCCAAAATTTTTGCGGATGTGTCTATTCACGATGA
- a CDS encoding HD-GYP domain-containing protein, with the protein MKCLNEKKPESRKYQHSKYRRNMLQYSLTEQISHGCEVSNLAYDVAEKLGYSNSNCQELAVAGFLHDIGKIVLEKEIDDQPLVVEEMKIVRMHPVEGYKVVERQGYSDFISQCVLHHHENYDGSGYPDHLFGDEIPYGARILRVCDVYCALTSDRPYRKAFDPETAVKFMVEDIRNFDIQIFLAFQRVIHENNRKRVILGDLAVDERGDFK; encoded by the coding sequence GCCGGAATCAAGGAAATATCAACACAGTAAATACCGCAGAAATATGCTCCAGTATTCTCTGACAGAGCAGATATCACATGGCTGTGAAGTCAGTAACTTGGCTTATGATGTTGCAGAAAAACTGGGATACAGTAATTCAAATTGTCAGGAACTGGCAGTAGCGGGATTCCTTCATGACATTGGAAAAATTGTTCTCGAAAAAGAAATTGATGATCAGCCACTGGTTGTTGAAGAGATGAAAATTGTACGTATGCACCCGGTTGAGGGCTATAAAGTGGTAGAGAGACAAGGGTATTCTGATTTTATTTCACAGTGTGTCCTGCATCATCATGAGAACTACGATGGAAGTGGTTACCCCGATCATCTATTTGGGGACGAGATACCTTATGGCGCCCGAATCCTGCGTGTATGCGATGTCTACTGTGCTCTGACTTCTGACAGGCCATATCGAAAAGCCTTTGATCCGGAAACAGCTGTCAAATTCATGGTGGAAGATATCCGAAACTTCGACATACAAATATTTCTGGCGTTTCAAAGAGTAATACATGAAAACAATCGGAAAAGGGTCATATTAGGTGACCTAGCCGTTGACGAGAGAGGAGATTTTAAATAA
- a CDS encoding ABC transporter ATP-binding protein: MEPLLELKNICFSYHSMEGETKALTDINFTVEEGEFVAVVGPSGCGKSTILNLISGLIEPESGSIFIKGKPLKKSEINIGYMLQKDHLFEWRTIYRNVILGLEIQKKLNSETKAKVDEMLKTYGLDEFRDARPSQLSGGMRQRAALIRTLALEPALLLLDEPFSALDYQTRLSVADDIGQILKAQKKTALLVTHDISEAISMADHVVVLSSRPAIVKSIISIDMGIENRTPMTSRNAPAFKNYFNKIWKELNDHENEDVYRTGSIS, encoded by the coding sequence ATGGAACCACTATTAGAGTTAAAAAATATATGCTTTTCTTATCATAGCATGGAAGGTGAAACAAAAGCCCTCACCGATATCAATTTTACAGTAGAGGAAGGCGAATTTGTTGCTGTTGTCGGCCCCAGTGGATGTGGTAAAAGTACGATTCTGAACCTGATCTCTGGTTTAATTGAACCAGAATCCGGTTCAATTTTTATTAAAGGAAAACCACTTAAAAAGTCCGAAATCAATATCGGATACATGCTGCAAAAGGACCACCTCTTTGAATGGAGAACGATCTATCGAAACGTGATATTAGGTTTGGAAATCCAAAAAAAATTAAACAGCGAAACAAAAGCAAAGGTTGATGAAATGCTAAAGACCTATGGACTGGATGAATTCCGCGATGCCAGACCATCACAACTATCCGGAGGAATGCGTCAAAGAGCGGCTCTGATCCGCACATTAGCTCTTGAACCTGCACTTCTATTACTTGATGAACCTTTTTCGGCTTTAGATTATCAAACGAGATTATCCGTCGCAGATGATATCGGTCAAATTCTAAAAGCGCAGAAAAAAACCGCGCTGCTTGTCACACACGATATTTCGGAGGCGATCAGTATGGCAGATCATGTCGTTGTACTTTCCAGCCGGCCTGCGATCGTAAAATCAATCATTTCAATAGATATGGGAATTGAAAACCGGACGCCGATGACCTCGAGAAATGCACCGGCATTTAAGAACTATTTCAACAAGATATGGAAGGAGTTGAATGATCATGAAAATGAAGACGTGTACCGCACAGGAAGCATATCTTAA
- the hisS gene encoding histidine--tRNA ligase codes for MTLKKKPVTGMKDILPFEMEIRDYVIRLIKETYGTFGFSSIETPCVEHLANLNSKQGGENEKLIFKILKRGKKLKINEAKSEFDLTDEGLRYDLTVPLSRYYSNHANELPSPFKALQMGNVWRADRPQRGRFRQFMQCDLDILGEPGNLAEIELILATTTLLGKLDFKNFTIRINDRRILKAMADYSGFDEDTYDTVFIILDKMDKIGPDGVEEELKKEGFDHNSVSKYMNLFQNVTEDISGVKYIKETLGEFLEQEVVEGLTAIIETVDTLKSASFKIAFDPTLVRGMSYYTGTIFEISMDEFGGSVGGGGRYDEMIAKFTGNKVPACGFSIGFERIIMLLMEREFKIPDASVKKAYLIEKNMPSAQMTEILEKASKERESGISVQVCMMKKNKKFQKEQLNMEGYDEICEFFTDTI; via the coding sequence ATGACATTAAAGAAAAAACCAGTGACTGGAATGAAAGATATCCTGCCTTTTGAGATGGAAATACGGGATTATGTAATTCGTCTGATTAAAGAAACATACGGAACATTTGGATTTTCTTCAATTGAAACTCCCTGTGTGGAACATCTGGCGAATCTAAACAGCAAGCAGGGTGGTGAGAATGAGAAACTAATCTTTAAAATATTAAAGAGAGGGAAGAAATTAAAGATCAATGAGGCTAAAAGCGAGTTTGACTTGACAGATGAGGGTCTGCGTTATGATCTCACTGTTCCACTAAGCCGCTACTATTCGAATCACGCAAATGAACTTCCAAGCCCTTTTAAAGCATTGCAGATGGGTAATGTCTGGAGAGCTGATCGGCCGCAAAGAGGCCGCTTTCGTCAGTTTATGCAGTGCGATCTCGATATACTTGGCGAGCCGGGCAATCTGGCTGAAATTGAGCTCATATTGGCCACTACAACATTGCTTGGAAAGCTAGATTTTAAGAATTTTACAATCCGTATTAATGATCGCCGAATCTTAAAGGCAATGGCAGACTATAGCGGATTTGATGAAGATACCTACGACACAGTTTTTATTATTCTGGATAAGATGGATAAAATTGGCCCTGATGGTGTTGAAGAAGAATTAAAAAAAGAGGGATTTGATCACAATTCCGTCTCCAAATATATGAATTTATTTCAAAATGTAACCGAGGATATTTCAGGCGTTAAATATATCAAGGAGACACTGGGTGAATTTCTGGAACAAGAGGTTGTAGAAGGCCTTACTGCGATTATAGAAACTGTGGATACATTAAAAAGTGCCAGTTTTAAAATTGCATTTGATCCGACACTTGTTCGGGGAATGTCCTATTATACTGGAACAATTTTTGAAATTTCTATGGATGAATTCGGAGGCTCAGTCGGCGGAGGCGGACGTTATGACGAGATGATAGCAAAGTTCACGGGTAACAAAGTTCCTGCATGTGGTTTTTCTATTGGCTTTGAACGTATCATAATGCTTCTGATGGAAAGAGAATTTAAAATTCCAGACGCGTCCGTTAAAAAGGCTTACCTGATAGAGAAGAATATGCCTTCTGCGCAGATGACAGAGATTCTGGAAAAAGCTTCGAAGGAGCGCGAATCAGGGATATCTGTTCAGGTTTGTATGATGAAAAAAAATAAAAAGTTCCAGAAAGAACAACTCAATATGGAGGGATACGACGAGATTTGTGAGTTCTTTACAGATACGATCTAA
- a CDS encoding phosphatase PAP2 family protein — protein sequence MNKIRKLITRMMPDYGFLPVIFSFLFNNLIYGGSKLITQNWYHHNIESSLDEKLPFIPWTLLIYFGCYLFWAVNYILIARQDKNSVYQFFAGDVLSRVICLIFFLFFPTTNTRPVLSESGFWNLAMSFLYSVDTASNLFPSIHCLVSWFCFIGIRGNQKIPLWYRAFSFVAAILVFISTLTTKQHVLIDVAGGVLLAEICFRIGRHSKISVIYGKLFDAATLRLFPRGYNKTNEKKVEEKYNDRFL from the coding sequence ATGAATAAGATACGAAAACTGATAACGCGGATGATGCCGGATTATGGATTTCTGCCAGTGATTTTCTCTTTTTTATTTAACAACCTGATATATGGGGGTTCCAAACTGATTACACAAAACTGGTATCACCATAATATTGAGAGTTCACTGGATGAGAAACTGCCATTCATCCCATGGACACTGCTTATATATTTTGGATGTTACTTGTTTTGGGCAGTAAACTATATCCTGATTGCCAGACAGGATAAAAATTCGGTTTACCAGTTCTTTGCCGGAGATGTCCTCTCACGTGTGATATGTCTGATCTTTTTTCTGTTCTTTCCGACTACGAATACGAGACCAGTCCTAAGTGAAAGTGGATTCTGGAACTTGGCCATGTCCTTTTTGTATTCTGTGGATACGGCGTCGAATCTATTTCCATCCATACACTGTCTGGTGAGTTGGTTCTGCTTTATAGGAATCCGGGGAAATCAAAAAATACCTCTATGGTATCGTGCATTTTCTTTTGTGGCGGCGATCCTTGTATTTATCTCCACATTAACTACGAAGCAGCATGTTCTTATCGATGTGGCGGGGGGTGTATTGCTTGCCGAAATCTGTTTCCGAATCGGGAGACATAGTAAAATTTCCGTTATATATGGGAAATTATTTGATGCAGCCACACTGAGATTGTTTCCCAGGGGTTACAACAAAACGAATGAGAAGAAAGTTGAGGAAAAATATAATGATCGGTTTTTATGA